The sequence CCGTCCTTGCCGAAGCCCCGTTCAGAAAGATTCACTCCCCAAAACAGCAAGAAACCCCGGCAGGCCGCCTCCCTCGCAGGCAGCGCCTTGGCGCTCGCAAAAGGCAACAGCCGGCTCAGGGTTGGAATGCCAAGGCGGCACCTATCCAAAGGGACCTCGCAAATAAGCCAGTCCACTCACCACTCATAACGTATTATTGGCAGTTTCTTTGTTAAGTATATCACACGAACAACTGTGAAACTTATAATATTCGATGATTGCGGCGTTATTTATCGATAACTTTCATCGAAGCTTCAGGATACCGAAATCCGGCCGCCGCCCCTATCGGCGCAGCTTCGTCGATCCGGCGCAGTTCATCCTGGCTGAGCGTTACGTCAAGCGCACCGGCGTTCTCTTCCAGGTAGGATCTCCGCTTCGTTCCGGGAATCGGCACGATGTCGTCTCCGCGGCTGAGCAGCCAGGCCAGCGCCAATTGAGAGGACGAGCAGCCTTTTTCCTTGGCGATCTCATGGATGCGTTCCACCAGATCAAGATTCTTGCGGAAGTTGTCCCCTTGGAATCTTGGAGCGAATCTCCGGTAGTCGTTCTCTTCCAAGTCGTCGAAAGATTTGATTTGACCGGTCAAAAACCCTCTTCCCAGCGGACTGTACGCCACAAAGCCAATGCCGAGCTCCCGGCAGAGCGGAAGAATCTCATCCTCAACCTCCCGGCTCCACAGCGAGTATTCCGTCTGCAGCGCGGCAATCGGATGAACGGCATGCGCTTTGGCTATCGTCCGGGGCGATGCCTCGGACAATCCGAGAAACCGGACCTTGCCGGCTTGCACAAGATCGGCCATGGCGCCAACCGTTTCTTCAATTGGGGTATTGGGATCGACCCGGTGCTGATAATAGAGATCGATATGATCGACACCAAGACGCTTCAGGCTGGCGTCGCACGCTTGCTTCACATATTCGGGACGGCCGTTGATTCCAAGCGGCGTTCCGTCAGCCGCGCGCACATTGCCGAACTTCGTGGCCAGTATGACGCTGTCCCTCTGACCCTTGATCGCCCGTCCGACCAGTTCCTCATTTCTGCCGACTCCGTACATATCCGCCGTATCGAGGAATGTAACACCCATCTCAATCGCCCGGTGGATCGTGCGGATGGATTCATCTTCGTCGAGGCTGCCGTAGAATTCGGACATGCCCATACAACCGAGACCAAGAGCGGAAACCTCAAGACCGGATTTGCCCAATTCGCGTTTCTTCATGCCAATCCCTCATCTCTATAATTAATTTCCAACCATTGTCTAACCCTTTAATTTTACCGCAGCCTGTTGGAAAAAGCATCCTTGCCCCTTTTACAGGTGATTGTAAGTAACCCCTATCTGATGCGGGCCCGACCGATTGCCAAGTCCGCCAAAAGAGCCGGGGTACAGCAGGTTCGCTCCCGATGTAAAATCCTGCCCAATGGTCTACCCTATGGTCCGAACCAGCTCCGCCGCTGCTTAAAACGGGAAGGACAGCTGCTCAATCGGCGGCTCCCCGGCGATTTCGGCCAATCCGGACCGCTTCGGTTCTTCCCCTGTACGGTAATCCTCCCATACTGCGGTCCTTTCAGGCACAGAACGGAACCTTGGACCGTATTTACGGTGCAGCTCGTCCAGAAGCTGGGACATATTCTCGCGGTATCCCGACTCAGCATAGCCCCCGTCCGCATACAGTCTCCGGTACAGCTCCAGCTTATCCGGGAACTGTTCTTTAAGCGTACGGAAGTACCAGCCTTTTACATCCCGGGAAAGACGCAGCAGCGAAGTCATGACCGATTCCGCTCCGAGGTCCGCCGCAGCAGCGAACAGCGCTTCAAGCTCGCCCGGCTCATCGGTCAGAAACGGAAGAATCGGCGCGATAAATACGGCCGTCCTGATCCCCCGTTCCGTCAGCTTTTGAACCGTATCCAGCCTCTTGGACGGCAGGGGAGATTCCGGCTCCAGCCTGCGCGCAAGCCCGTCATTCAACGTATTGATGCTGATATTAACCGACAAAGTATGCATATTCTCAAGCAAATCCAAGTCGCGCAGGATCAGAGGAGATCGGGTGGTCACCGAGGTCCGTATACCGTACTTCGCCAGCACCAGCAGACATTTTCGGGTTAGCTTCGTTCTGCTCTCTACCGGCTGATAAGGATCGGTCGCCGTCCCGATCATGACCTCGCCCACTTCATTTCTCATCGCTGCAAGATCGTACCTGAATTTGCGGGCCAAACCCGACAGCTGCGCCTCCAGCGCTTCCGCCACGTTCGTCTTGAGCAGGATATGATTTTGGAACTCGTCATCCGCTTTTTTATCGATAAATCCTTGAAACCCTCTGGCAAAACAGAAGCTGCAGCCATGTGCGCACCCCCGGTACGGATTGACCGACCAGCCGAAAGGCATTCGTTCCTCTTTCACACGTGTCATTCCCGTCTTCGATGTTACCGGTTCGTATGTCTTCGGCATTCTCAACCCTCCATACAGGAACGTTTGTTCCTATATAATAACACATCTGAAGGATTTCATACAAGGAACGAAGACAAACAAGCGCAGGCCGGTATCAATACCAACATCAAACAGCCCGGCGCACGCATATCGGGCCAGGCTGCTGCAAATAACCAAAACATTTATACCAATTCCGGACTACAGCTTTTACCGGTTCCGCGTCTGTTCATTCCAGCGGCACAGCTCATTCACCAGCGAGTCGATCGTCGCCTCCTCCGCCAGCAATCCGGGAGTCAGCCCGGCTTCCACTGCCGTCTGCTGCGTGATCGGACCGATGCAGGCCATCTTGACGTTCTCCAGTAAAGGCAGCGGGTCCGTTAGTCCCATCCTGTTCAGGATATCAAGGAAATTACGCACGGTGGAGGAACTGGTAAAGGTAACGGCATGAATCCGTCCCTCCTCCAGCAGCTTCATAAGCTCTATGTCATCCTCTCCGGTAACGATCGTTTCGTACGTATCGATCTCCGTGACCGCAAGCCCCAGCTCAGTCAGCTTCTGCGGAAGCCAGTCCCTTGCCAGATCGCCGCGCGGCAGCAGTGCCTTCTGCCCGGGCAGCAGCCGGTCGCCGTGCGCTTCGATCAGCCCCTCCGCCTGGAACCTTGCCGGCA is a genomic window of Paenibacillus durus ATCC 35681 containing:
- a CDS encoding aldo/keto reductase, whose product is MKKRELGKSGLEVSALGLGCMGMSEFYGSLDEDESIRTIHRAIEMGVTFLDTADMYGVGRNEELVGRAIKGQRDSVILATKFGNVRAADGTPLGINGRPEYVKQACDASLKRLGVDHIDLYYQHRVDPNTPIEETVGAMADLVQAGKVRFLGLSEASPRTIAKAHAVHPIAALQTEYSLWSREVEDEILPLCRELGIGFVAYSPLGRGFLTGQIKSFDDLEENDYRRFAPRFQGDNFRKNLDLVERIHEIAKEKGCSSSQLALAWLLSRGDDIVPIPGTKRRSYLEENAGALDVTLSQDELRRIDEAAPIGAAAGFRYPEASMKVIDK
- a CDS encoding SPL family radical SAM protein, with translation MPKTYEPVTSKTGMTRVKEERMPFGWSVNPYRGCAHGCSFCFARGFQGFIDKKADDEFQNHILLKTNVAEALEAQLSGLARKFRYDLAAMRNEVGEVMIGTATDPYQPVESRTKLTRKCLLVLAKYGIRTSVTTRSPLILRDLDLLENMHTLSVNISINTLNDGLARRLEPESPLPSKRLDTVQKLTERGIRTAVFIAPILPFLTDEPGELEALFAAAADLGAESVMTSLLRLSRDVKGWYFRTLKEQFPDKLELYRRLYADGGYAESGYRENMSQLLDELHRKYGPRFRSVPERTAVWEDYRTGEEPKRSGLAEIAGEPPIEQLSFPF